The Mastomys coucha isolate ucsf_1 unplaced genomic scaffold, UCSF_Mcou_1 pScaffold14, whole genome shotgun sequence genome window below encodes:
- the Tyw5 gene encoding tRNA wybutosine-synthesizing protein 5, whose protein sequence is MAEQRLPVPRLQGVSREEFMEHLYPQRKPLVLEGLDLGSCTSKWTVDYLSQAGGTKEVRIHVTAVAQMDFIRKNFVYRTLPFNKLVQRAAEETHEEFFISEDEKYYLRSLGEDPRKDVADIRQQFPSLGGDITFPMFFREEQFFSSVFRISSPGLQLWTHYDVMDNFLIQVTGKKRVTLFSPRDAQYLYLSGSKSEVLNIDSPDLDKYPLFPKARRYECSLEAGDVLFIPALWFHNVVSEEFGVAVNIFWKHLPSECYDTTDTYGNKEPLAASRALQILDRALKTLAELPEEYRDFYARQMVLRIQDKAYCKNSE, encoded by the exons ATGGCTGAACAGCGTCTTCCGGTACCCCGCCTACAGGGCGTCTCGCGGGAGGAGTTCATGGAGCATCTTTACCCACAG AGAAAGCCTCTTGTGCTGGAAGGACTCGACTTAGGATCTTGTACAAGCAAATGGACAGTGGACTACCTGAGCCAAGCTGGAGGGACGAAGGAAGTGAGAATCCACGTTACTGCAGTTGCACAGATGGACTTCATTAGAAAGAACTTTGTCTATAG AACTTTACCTTTTAACAAGTTGGTCCAGAGAGCAGCCGAAGAAACACATGAAGAATTCTTCATTTcagag GATGAGAAGTACTACTTACGGTCACTTGGAGAAGATCCAAGGAAG GATGTTGCAGATATCAGACAGCAGTTTCCATCCTTAGGAGGAGATATTACATTTCCAATGTTCTTCAGAGAGGAGCAgttcttttccagtgtttttcgAATCAGTTCACCTGGATTACAGCTCTGGACTCACTATGAT GTAATGGATAATTTTTTAATACAAGTGACAGGAAAGAAGCGGGTTACACTGTTCAGTCCTCGGGACgcacaatatttatatttatcag GTTCTAAATCAGAAGTGCTGAATATCGACAGCCCAGACCTGGATAAATATCCACTCTTTCCTAAAGCAAGGAGGTATGAGTGTTCCCTTGAAGCTGGTGATGTCCTATTCATTCCTG CTTTATGGTTCCATAATGTAGTTTCTGAAGAGTTTGGCGTGGCGGTGAATATCTTCTGGAAGCACCTTCCATCAGAATGCTATGACACAACAGATACCTATGGCAACAAAGAGCCTCTAGCAGCATCCAGAGCTCTGCAGATCTTGGACAGAGCTCTAAAAACACTGGCTGAATTACCAGAGGAATACAGGGACTTCTATGCGCGTCAAATGGTCTTACGTATTCAAGACAAAGCCTACTGCAAGAActctgaataa
- the Maip1 gene encoding m-AAA protease-interacting protein 1, mitochondrial produces MALAARLLPLPLFSRPLPGRATRLQTLGTSEVRLTLTEVCCLCRRRLGSSVAPIPRCTWARASPALRSWGPGRPLLGRAEYSPALASLPACLSRSYSTEEQPQQRQRTRMIILGFSNPINWVRTRIYAFLIWAYFDKEFSIAEFSEGAKQAFAYVSKLLSQCKFDLLEELVAKEVLQVLKGKVTSLSDNHKSALAADIDDIVYTSTGDISIYYDEKGRKFVNILMCFWYLTSADIPSESLSGAHVFQVKLGDQSVETKQLLSASYEFQREFTQGVKPDWTIARIEHSKLLE; encoded by the exons ATGGCGCTGGCCGCCCGTCTCCTACCTCTGCCCCTGTTTTCTCGGCCGCTGCCCGGCCGGGCTACCCGACTCCAGACTCTCGGTACCAGCGAGGTGAGGCTGACGCTGACTGAAGTTTGCTGCCTGTGCCGCCGTCGCCTGGGTTCAAGCGTGGCTCCGATCCCTCGCTGCACTTGGGCCCGGGCAAGTCCTGCGTTGCGTTCCTGGGGCCCCGGAAGGCCCCTTCTCGGCCGGGCAGAATATTCTCCAGCCCTCGCTTCTTTACCCGCTTGTCTCAGCCGCAGCTACAGCACCGAGGAGCAGCCCCAGCAACGCCAGAGAACCAGAATGATCATTCTGGGATTTTCCAATCCCATCAACTGGGTCCGGACTCGAATTTACGCCTTCCTTATTTGGGCCTATTTCGACAAAGAGTTCAGTATCGCTGAGTTCTCTGAAGGGGCGAAGCAG GCTTTTGCTTATGTATCCAAGTTGCTGTCACAGTGTAAATTTGATCTATTGGAAGAACTTGTAGCCAAAGAG GTGCTGCAGGTATTAAAAGGAAAGGTTACTTCATTGTCTGATAACCATAAGAGTGCACTGGCTGCAGACATAGATGATATTGTCTACACATCTACAGGCGATATCTCCATTTACTATGATGAGAAAG GAAGGAAGTTCGTTAACATCCTGATGTGCTTTTGGTATCTGACTAGTGCCGACATCCCCAGTGAGTCTCTAAGTGGAGCTCATGTGTTCCAGGTAAAGCTGGGAGATCAGAGTGTGGAGACTAAACAGCTGCTCAGCGCAAGCTATGA ATTTCAGAGGGAATTTACACAAGGAGTAAAGCCTGACTGGACTATTGCACGGATCGAACACTCAAAGTTGCTAGAATAa